The genomic DNA TATCAGCCTATGAAGAAGTCACCGTATCGGATGGCGGGACATTGACCGGGGTTGTGAAGCTGGAGGGGACGGTTCCGAAGCCGAAGGGGTACAACCTCACCACGCTCCCGGATCCGTTCTATTGCGGGCGCATTTCCGACGGAGAAGGCTGGCGCATTCTGCAACCGTTCAACGTCGGTCCGGGAGGCGAGTTTCGAGAAGTCGTCGTGTATCTGGAGGGGATCGAGAAAGGAAAAGCGTTCACTGAAAAAGAGGTGCCGCAAATAGAAGCGAAGGATTGCCTCTTCCTGCCGTTTACCACGGTCGTGCGAGACGATCAGTCGGTCACCGTCGTCAACATGGACCCGGTCATGCACGACATTCAGGCTTACGAAACGTCGAATTTAGGTGCGCGAGTCCTGTTCAACGTGCCGCTTCCGATGAATCCGCAGCATCCGCGCAACTTCAAGGATCGCAGTGAAGCCGGGATGTATCACAAGCACATGGCTGGTCCACCGATGAAGGAGCTGGTGAAGTTGAGCAAGGGGCGCCGGATTTTTGTGATGCAATGCGGTTTTCATGCCTACATGGAGAGCTGGGGGCTGGCCATCACCAATCCCTACTTTGCCAAGACGGACGAGCAAGGCCGATTCACCATGACCGATGTGCCGCCGGGTACCTATAGGTTGGTCATCTGGCATCCCTATATCAGGACCGCGACGGAACGAACCGTCACCATCGGCCCAAAGGGCACCGTCGAGGCCACGATCGGAGTTCCGGCGCCGACCGGACGGCTGTATGCCAATGAGGTTCTGGACCATGCGTATACCCGCTATAACGTGACCGAGGAAGCGAAGAAGGAAATCGATCCCCTGCTGCAAAAGCAAGCGCACTAAGTGGGGGCGCGCGAGTGCCGAAGTGTTCGTGGATCAGTGGACGCACTGATCCATCCGATCAGTGCGTCCGGAGTGATCGTGTAATGAACATCTGGTTACCTGGTTTAATTCCGGCTTTTGTGCTGGGCATCGCCGCCGGGGTGGTATTCGGCTCCGTTGCGCCGAGCCACGCTGACCATGAGTTGCCGAAGCCTCCGCCGCTCTGGTCCCCACTGGACGACATAGAGCGGCTGGCGTTGATTGAGGTGCCGGACGGGATGGTGCCGGTGCCGGCCGGTTCGTTCCTGATGGGAAGCGACCCAAAATTTGATCGAGCCGCCGGACCGCAGGAACTGCCTCAGCACCAGGTCTATGTCGACGCGTTCGGCATCGACCGGTACGAGGTTAGCAATGTGAACTATCTGCGCTTCGTGCTGGCGACCGGCGCGGCCTGGCCCCACTACTGGCGAGCCCAGCCGTTTCCGGACAAGATGGCGAAACATCCGGTCATCGGCGTCTCCTGGCGGGAAGCCGATGCCTATTGCCGTTGGCGCGGGGCCCGCTTACCGACCGAAGCGGAATGGGAAAAGGCGGCGCGCGGTGAAGACGGACGGATGTTTCCCTGGGGCAATGAGCCGGCCGGTTGGATCAAGAGCAACATCGCCCATTCGGGTTCCAAGCGCGGGGCCAAGTATCCGCCGTTGGCGAATGTCGATCGTTATGACAACGGCGTGAGCCCATACGGGGTGCATCAAATGGCCGGCAATGTGAGTGAATGGGTCTCGGACTGGTTCGATCCGGAGTATTACCGGCGCCAGGAGAATCGTAACCCCCAGGGGCCTGAATCCGGGCAGGACAAAGTGTTTCGCGGAGGATCATGGAATGAAGATCCTGAGGTGGCCCGTTCAGCCGGGCGTAATGCCGGGGGGCTGGATCACTGGAGTTATTTGACGGGGTTTCGTTGCGCAACATCAGGCGAGAGTGGTCGTCAGCTTTCGTCCATCGATCCGGGCATTCTGCGGAATACCGATCGCTGAGTTTTGACGGCAGGACAACGAGGAGGCCAAACATGAAAAGACCACGAACGGGCATCACAAGGAAACGAACCAGGTTGGCACAGGCCCTGGTGATCGGAGCGGCGCTGTTTGCGCTGGCTCCTGCCGCACGAGCGTTGGATACACAGGATATTGTCGTTGAGTGGAGCGAGGAAGGCAAGAAGCTCGCGCAGGAGCGGGTCGCAAAGTGGAAGACCAAGGAAGAAATGGTCCTCATTCCGGCCGGCGAATTCCTCATGGGGAGCGATAAGAAGACGGATCGGTTGGCTTACCGTAGCGAAATCCCACAGCGGTCGGTCTATCTGGATGCGTTCATGATCGGCAAGTACGAAGTCACGGCGCTCGAGTATCTCAAGTTTGTCCTGGCCACGGATCGTCTGCCGCAGCTGGATTGGCGGTACGATGGAGGGAACTTCCAGGACACGATGGCGCATCATCCGATCATGCACGTCAACTGGTACGACGCCGATGCCTATTGCAAATGGGCGGGCAAGCGGTTGCCGACGGAGGCGGAGTGGGAGAAGGCGGCGCGTGGCGTCGACGGACGTCTGTTCCCGTGGGGCAGCGAATATGCCGGTCCGACCCGGGCGAATTTCGGCAGAACGGGGTTGTCCGGTCCGGTGCGGGATCGTCCTGAGCGGTTGTTGCTCTACCCGCCGATCATTTCAGTCGATAGGTACGAGAATGCGTTGAGCCCGTACGGTTTGTATCAAACCATCGGGAATGTGGCCGAGTGGGTTTCCGATTGGTACGACCAGGATTATTACAAGACGGCGCCCAACCGGAACCCGAAAGGGCCGGAGACCGGCACGCAGAAAGCGTTCCGCGGCGGTGGATGGATGGATAGCACCACGACGATGCGGGCGGCGATGCGGAACGGCACCGATCCGAAGACGAAGATCAATTGGATGGGCTTCCGTTGTGCGCAAGATGCCAAAGAGGACGCGGGGGCGAAGGTTTCGCTGACGAAAGAGTAGTGTAGGGAGCGGGGGCGGAAGGACGGTCTTCCTCCTCCGCCAAATCTATGGGCCGGTTCGTCTCCAGCTGGATCGGGGACGACCGGCTCCCCGTCGCTCCGCTTGCTCGCCCTGATGTTGTGTCGGCCAATGGCGGGCCGCTCGGGAAGCGCGGAGAAGCCCCACCCTCTAGCGCGGGCAGTCCGAAGAAATCTTGGCGAACAGGAAAGGCCGACCGGAGGTGGACGGCCGGGCTTGAAGGGTTCATCTGAATGCGCTGTGAAAGGTCCGGTTTGACCGTGTTTCGAGCAGTTTTCGAGAGCACGGTGTTGGATTAGCGCCAGGAATCGGCAAATCGTGAAACGGAAGCCCTGCCTTATCGAAAATTGCGACACCTGCGGGCTTCGCGAAAAGGTCGTCTTGTGCGATATTTCAGGAAGCGATCTCGCCGAATTTCAAAAAATTAAACGCACGCTCGAGTACGCGCCTCACCAGACCGTCTTCTACGAAGGTCATCTGTGCTTGGGTCTCTACCTGTTATGTTCGGGTAAGGTCAAGCTCACTCGCTCTTCGACGCGAGGCCGGCGGCAGATCGTCCGCATCTTGGGCCCTGGTGAGTTGATCGAGAAACACGTCTTCGGTGAGAGCCCCTTTCATGAAGTGACGTGCGAAACCTTGGAGCCCTCTCAAGTCTGTGTCATCGAGAAGGAACGCTACCTCGCCGTCATCCACAGAAATCCTCAACTGGCGATCAAGCTGATCCAGCTCCTCAGTAACGAAGTCGGGGTCAACATGGATCATCTCGATCAATTCACGTTCAAGTCTGCCCGTGAGCGACTAGCCGGCCTGTTGCTGGAACTCGGAGATCGATTCGGCAAAAAAAATGACGATCATGTCCGGGTGGGACTCACGCTCAAACGGGAAGAAGTGGCCGAGATGGCCGGTATTACCGTTGAAACCGCCATTCGGCTGCTGGGCGTCTTTCGCGACGAGGGTGTCCTCACCATCGATGGAAGAACCATCACCTTGCTGAATCCAGACCGCCTCTCCAGAATTGCCGAGCGCTGAACTAAACCCGTCGACCGTAATTCGTGAAGCGTCGTTCGTGAAGTCCGACAGGCGGAAAGCGACGTTCACGCCTCGAGGGTTCACATCCCGCACCGCTTGAGTCCTTCTCCCTTTCGTCGTTCTCGTACGCGCCACTCATCTCGATGTTCGCCGCATCTCTGCAGACATAGGTCCAATGGCCTATCCGAAACCTTGAGATAAATCATGTATCAGACTGGCCGATGCCAGTGTGTGCTCGCCTACCTGTTCGGTACAGTGCGCACGGCATGACGCTGTCGCATTGCTCGCATGTTGGAGCTTCCGTCCATGGGATCCCGAAACGATGGTGTCTCAAGGTAGCAGGCGAACGAGTCTCAACGTCGATCCGTTGGCGCTGCTCAAACGGGAGCACCGAATGATTCTGGACCGACTGGCCATGGTCGAAACGGCGATGAGTCCTCGCTCATCCGGGAGCGGTACGGTCAAGGGAACGAACCGGGAAACGCTGCGAGAACTGCTCGAATTCTTTACCGGCCCCGTGGACGTGCATTTCAAACGGGAAGCAATGCTGGTGGGCGATCTCCGGCGAATCCTCGGCCGGAAGCAGGAGGAGCAGGAGCAGTTCCAGAGTTTCTTGGACGAACACCGGGCGTTAAAAGCCGCCGCGGCCGCAGTGATGAGACAGCTGGCGAGCAAGCGGACCGATGCTCAAGACGCAGCGGCGTCAAAAGCATTCGGCGGATTGCGGACGCTGACCGGGGAGCTTCACGCGCTGATTCGTCGCTACCGTGGACAGATCGCCTGCGAGGAGCGGCTGCTGTTTGCCTTGGCCGAGATGCGGTTGACCGCAGAACGAAGACGGCGAATCAGCCGGCGCATGTTGCAAGTGTGAAGTCGCGCATGAGCGGCAACGGGCTGGGGCCGATGAGGACCGCGACTCGCTGCCGTGAGGCAGGCACGAGCGTCGCCGGGATGTTGGATGATCGAAGCAGGGCTCAGACGAGGAATGTCCACGATGTTCAGAAGAGTGACCCACATACTTTCGCTGCTCCTGCCTCAGGCCGGTGAGGACAAGACGGGGAGCCAACCCGGGCGCCGGTCAGGCGCTTCGGTGATACATCAAGGAGGGGACTATGATGCGGGTTCGGAGAGTCGTGCGGAACATTGGAATGTGGGGTGCGGGGCTTGCGATCGCCGCGGTGTTCGGTGTTGCTTGTGTGCAGCCGGCATCGGCTGAGGAAGGCACCGGCAACATGGTGTTCTTCAAGGGCGGGTTCATGAATTTGAACCAGGACCGGAGCGGGCAGATTTTTACGGATACGGCCGGGATCGCGGGTGCGAACGGAGGCAATGCCGGGTGGTATGCCGGCGCGGGGTTGGATCTGGTGATGTCGAAGGATGTCTGGGGCGGAATGGACAAGACGTGGGTGGTCGGTGAAATCGGCCTGCAATTCAACAGCATCAATTCAAACCGTGTGAACAATGCCGCCGGAAGTATTGCCACCCGGACGTTGACCGACACCCTGGCCACCGACCCGCAGAAGGTGCAGCTCACGATGGTGACGATCGACGTGGCACCGAAGATCAAATTCATGGAGGGCAGCGCATTCAGGCCCTGGGTCATTCCGATCGGTCTGGAC from Nitrospira sp. ND1 includes the following:
- a CDS encoding Crp/Fnr family transcriptional regulator, with protein sequence MKRKPCLIENCDTCGLREKVVLCDISGSDLAEFQKIKRTLEYAPHQTVFYEGHLCLGLYLLCSGKVKLTRSSTRGRRQIVRILGPGELIEKHVFGESPFHEVTCETLEPSQVCVIEKERYLAVIHRNPQLAIKLIQLLSNEVGVNMDHLDQFTFKSARERLAGLLLELGDRFGKKNDDHVRVGLTLKREEVAEMAGITVETAIRLLGVFRDEGVLTIDGRTITLLNPDRLSRIAER
- a CDS encoding formylglycine-generating enzyme family protein; the encoded protein is MNIWLPGLIPAFVLGIAAGVVFGSVAPSHADHELPKPPPLWSPLDDIERLALIEVPDGMVPVPAGSFLMGSDPKFDRAAGPQELPQHQVYVDAFGIDRYEVSNVNYLRFVLATGAAWPHYWRAQPFPDKMAKHPVIGVSWREADAYCRWRGARLPTEAEWEKAARGEDGRMFPWGNEPAGWIKSNIAHSGSKRGAKYPPLANVDRYDNGVSPYGVHQMAGNVSEWVSDWFDPEYYRRQENRNPQGPESGQDKVFRGGSWNEDPEVARSAGRNAGGLDHWSYLTGFRCATSGESGRQLSSIDPGILRNTDR
- a CDS encoding hemerythrin domain-containing protein — its product is MVSQGSRRTSLNVDPLALLKREHRMILDRLAMVETAMSPRSSGSGTVKGTNRETLRELLEFFTGPVDVHFKREAMLVGDLRRILGRKQEEQEQFQSFLDEHRALKAAAAAVMRQLASKRTDAQDAAASKAFGGLRTLTGELHALIRRYRGQIACEERLLFALAEMRLTAERRRRISRRMLQV
- a CDS encoding SUMF1/EgtB/PvdO family nonheme iron enzyme is translated as MKRPRTGITRKRTRLAQALVIGAALFALAPAARALDTQDIVVEWSEEGKKLAQERVAKWKTKEEMVLIPAGEFLMGSDKKTDRLAYRSEIPQRSVYLDAFMIGKYEVTALEYLKFVLATDRLPQLDWRYDGGNFQDTMAHHPIMHVNWYDADAYCKWAGKRLPTEAEWEKAARGVDGRLFPWGSEYAGPTRANFGRTGLSGPVRDRPERLLLYPPIISVDRYENALSPYGLYQTIGNVAEWVSDWYDQDYYKTAPNRNPKGPETGTQKAFRGGGWMDSTTTMRAAMRNGTDPKTKINWMGFRCAQDAKEDAGAKVSLTKE
- a CDS encoding carboxypeptidase regulatory-like domain-containing protein encodes the protein MTLGSTIQSEPQTMKESCFGWVLALATVALASSLASSPVSAYEEVTVSDGGTLTGVVKLEGTVPKPKGYNLTTLPDPFYCGRISDGEGWRILQPFNVGPGGEFREVVVYLEGIEKGKAFTEKEVPQIEAKDCLFLPFTTVVRDDQSVTVVNMDPVMHDIQAYETSNLGARVLFNVPLPMNPQHPRNFKDRSEAGMYHKHMAGPPMKELVKLSKGRRIFVMQCGFHAYMESWGLAITNPYFAKTDEQGRFTMTDVPPGTYRLVIWHPYIRTATERTVTIGPKGTVEATIGVPAPTGRLYANEVLDHAYTRYNVTEEAKKEIDPLLQKQAH